The Lichenihabitans psoromatis genomic interval CCGCGCCCATCGAGGCGCCGGCGAGCACGAGTGGACGCACCCCAAGGTCGTCCAGGGCTTCGAGTACGACGATATGGGCGAGGCCGCGAGCGCCGCCGCCGCCGAGCGCCACCGCGACACCGCAGGGCGGACGGACGAAAGCCGGCGCGACCGATCGTGTTTCGTCGTTTCTCATGCGGAGTAGAAGCGCATCAGGGCTTGACCGGTCGCTGCGGCATTCTCCTCGGCGAGGAAATGCCCGGATTCGATCGTCTCACCCGTGGCCTGCGGCGCAAATCCGCGCCGCCAGACATCCAACGGGGCGTCTTTACCGGGTCCCTGCAGGTAATCCGAACTCGCCAGAATATGAACGGGGCACGAGATCGTCTTACCGGCTGCCGCATCGGCCTCGTCGGCGGCGCGATCGAGCGTCGCACCGGCCCGGTAGTCCTCGCACATGGCATGGATGCGCGTCGGTTCCGTCCAGGTCGCGCGGTAATGGTCGAGCGCGCGCGGGTCGAAGGCCGCAAGCGATTTGGCCTTCGACCACTTGACCAGCAGGCCGCCGAACGCGGCAACCGGGTCCTTGCCGAAGGCTTGCTCGGGCCGCGGTTCGGGTTCCGCAAGCGTGGTCCAATGGGGAGCGTCGCCGCTGCCGGCCTCGATCTGGCGCCACACCTCCATGGTCGGCTCGATATCGAGCAGCGCGAGCTTGCTCAGCCGGCCGGGGTGATCGAGCGCCAGCCGGTAGCCGACCCGTGCGCCGCGATCGTGTCCCGCAAGAGCGAATTGGGCATGGCCAAGATCGTCCATCACGGCGATGACATCGTCGGCCATCACGCGTTTCGCATAGCCTTCGCCATTTTGGCTGCGCGGCACAGACGACCATCCATAGCCGCGAAGGTCCATCGCCACGACGGTGAAATGCTTGGCCAGATCCGGCGCGATCGCGTGCCACATCGCCATGGTTTCGGGAAAACCGTGCAGCAGCATGAGCGGGGGGCCGGAGCCGCCGACCCGCGCGAAGATGCGTCCCGCATCGGTCGCGACGGTGCGTGAGGCGAAACCGGGGAAGAGGTCGGCGAGATCAGGCATCAGCGTCTCCTTTCAGGCGGCAATGCCGTCGCGCGGTGGGCGTTTCAATCGAGAAGCGTAACCGGCCGAACGGCGCGCCAGCCGATGTCGCGCCGGCAGAACCCTCCGGGCCAGTCGATCGCATCGACGGCCGCATAGGCCCGCGCCTGCGCTTCGGTTGCGTCGCGACCGAGGGCCGTCACGGTCAACACGCGACCGCCATCGGCCAGAAGCGCGTCCCCCTCCTGTCGCGTGCCAGCGTGGAATACCGTCACGCCTGGGCAGGCTTCTGCAGCCGTCAGATCACCGATGCGCGTGCCTTTGATCGGGTGAGCCGGATAGCCGTTGGCGGCCAGCACCACCGTGAGCGCTGTCGCCTCGTCGAACACGGGAGGCGTGTCGGGCAGATGGCCGCGCGCGGATGCCAGCATGAGGGGCAGGAGATCGGTGTGCAGCCGGGGGAGGATGACTTGCGTCTCGGGATCGCCCAGCCGAACGTTATATTCGATCAACTGCGGCGCGCCGTTCTCCACCATCAGGCCCGCGAACAGGACACCGCGAAATGGCGTCCCGCGCTCGCTCATGCCGCGCAGCGTCGGCAGGATGATCTCGCCCATGATGCGCGCTTCGAGTGCTGCATCGACCAGCCGCGCCGGCGAGATGGCGCCCATGCCACCCGTATTCGGACCGGTGTCGCCATCGCCGACGCGTTTATGATCCTGGGCCGAGCCGAAGCCGAGCGCCCGCGTTCCGTCGCAGATCGCAAAGAACGAGACTTCCTCGCCCGACAGAAAGGCTTCCACCACGACAGACGCACCCGCGCTGCCGAACGAGCCGCCGAACATGTCGTCGATTGCGGCCTCGGCATCGGCCCGGGTTTCGGCGATGATGACGCCCTTGCCGGCCGCCAGCCCATCCGCCTTGATGACGACCGGCAGCGGATGATCGCTGAGATACGCTCGCGCCGCGTCGGCGTCGTCGAAGCGAGCATAGGCGGCGGTCGGGATCGCGACCTCGCGGCAGAGGTCCTTGGTGAAGCCTTTCGATCCTTCCAGCGCGGCGGCGGCTTGGGAGGGGCCGAAGGCCAAAATCCCGACGTCGGAGAGTCGGTCCACCACACCGGCGACGAGCGGCGCTTCGGGGCCGACCACGACAAGATCGACGGTTTCGCGTTGCGCCAGCGCTACGATCGCGGCCGAATCCGTAAGATCCACGGGCAGGTTGAGGCCCAACACCGCCGTGCCTGGATTACCGGGAGCGATCAACAGGCGCGTGAGCAGCGGGCTACGCGCCAGCGACAGCGCCAGAGCATGTTCGCGACCGCCCGAGCCGAGCAGCAGGACCTTCAACGAAACGGCCTCTCGGCGATAACCATCATGACGAACGTCCGGCGACCAGCAGTGTTGCGATGCGATAGGACCTACATCGAACGCCAAAGAACCGCCATCACGTCGTGATGTTTCCCACACCGCGATCAGCGTCCCCGGCAGGAGTATCACCAGCAATGACCATCATGGCAGCAGTCTGTGGCATCATGATCGTCTTACTCGGGCTGTGGAGCACCGGCCGCTCGCCGACCGAGGTTCAATTGGCGGTGGAAATCACCTGTCTGGTCGGCGGACTCATCCTCTGCTTCCTCTCCGTCGTTCTGGCCCGTCTGGCGGCGCTTACAAAACGCATGGAGCTGTTCGGTGAGGCGATCCAACCGGGAGAATAGCCCCGAGCCGCAAAGCCCTGGAAGACAGCGCCGCGCGGTCGCGATAAAACAAGGCGATGCTGAAGCCGAAATCCTCCCGTCGCCCCTCCGGAGCTCTTGCGGCCGCACCCGGCCTGCCGATGGTCGATGACGACGGCGTGGTGCGCGCCACCGCAAACCCGAACGACCAGGAGATGACGGTGAGCGCGCTCGCGGGCGCGCTGAAGCGAACCGTGGAAGATCGTTTCGGTTACGTGCGGGTGCGCGGTGAAATCTCGAACTACCGCGGCCCGCATTCCTCCGGCCATGCCTATTTTTCGCTGAAGGACGATACGGCCCGCATCGATGCGGTGATCTGGAAGACGTCGTTCGCCCGGATGAAGATCAAGCCCGAGGAAGGGCTTGAGGTCATCGCTTCGGGCAAGATCACGACCTTCCCCGGCAAATCCGCCTACCAGATCATCATCGAGAGCTTGGAGCCGGCCGGCGTCGGCGCCCTGATGGCGGCCGTGGAAGAGCGACGTCGGCGTTTCGCGGCCGAGGGCCTTTTCGATGCCGCCCGTAAGCGACCCATTCCGTTCCTGCCGGGCGTAATCGGCGTCATTACCTCACCGACCGGGGCGGTCATCCGCGACATCCTGCATCGCATCGCCGGCCGGTTTCCCCGTCATGTCGTGGTTTGGCCGGTCCGCGTTCAAGGCGACACCAGCGCCGCCGAGGTCGCGCGGGCGGTTGCGGGCTTCAACGATCTGAAGGTCGCCGGCATCCCGGCCCCGCATGTTATCATCGTGGCACGGGGCGGGGGATCGCTGGAGGATCTCTGGAGCTTCAACGACGAGGCGATCGTCCGCGCGGTCGCGGCCAGCGCGATCCCGATCATCTCGGCGGTCGGTCACGAAACCGATTGGACCTTGATCGACCATGTGGCCGACCTGCGTGCGCCGACACCCACGGGGGCGGCCGAACTCGCCGTTCCGGTGCTGCTCGACTTGATGGGCGCGATCGACCGGCTAGAAGGGCGGCAGACCGCCGCTATGTTGCGACTGCTCGAGGATCGGCGTCTCTCGCTGCACGGGCTGTCCCGCCTGCTGCCATCGGGGGGTGATCTTCTGGCCGGCCCCCGGCAGCGGCTCGATCTTGCGGCATCGCGGCTACCAGGTGGCCTCCGGGCCGGGACAGATCGCCGCCGCATTCTGCTGGTTCGCATCGGTGGCCGGCTGGCCGCGCAAGCGCCTCGGGCCCGGGTGGCGCGCGTGGCGCAGCACCTTGATGCGTTGGCGCATCGCATGATGCGAGCCGAGGCCGGCTTGCTCGGGGATCGCCAGCGTCGATTGAAAACGGCCGGCGACCGTCTCGCGGCCGCTTTTGCGGCACGGCTCCGGCTCGCCCGTGAAGTGGCTAGCGCCCGGCAGACTCGTGTCTCGGGTCTCGACGCGCGCATGCGTCTTGCCATGGCGGCTGCCTCCCAGCGCCGCACCGCGAGGCTCGCTTCGGTCAGCCAATTGCTGACCGGGCTGGGCTACCGCAGTGTGCTGGCCCGCGGGTTCGTGCTGGTGCGCGATGCAGCGGGGCAGACCATGCGCTCAGCCTCGGCTCTCGCCCCGACCGAGCTCATCCTGCTCGAATTCGCCGATGGGCAAGCTCGCGCTCAGGTGATCGACACGGACGCCGTTGAGGCGACCGCAGATCCCGCAGTCCCGTTGTCACGTGCGCCGAGGCCGAAGGCGGGACCAAAATTGTCTGCGACATCGGTCACCAAAGCCACGACCAAGTTGCCCCGGACGCCGCCGTCGACCAAACAGGGTTCGCTCTTCTAATCGTCCGACGACGGCACGGGCCTGTTGGCTCGCGGCCGAGCACGGCTTATATCTCGCGAAGACCCATACCTTATTCGACCGGCCCTCGGGCTCGGCTTCTCTGGATGCTGACAAGATGAATCGTTTCGAGCGCCGTCCCGCCGCCGCCGTCGAGGCCGAAGTGCAGTATCTCGATGGTGATTTCCGCGTCGTCAGGCCCGGCTCTTTCGTGCGCTGCGCCGTCACGCAGGAGCCGATCCCGCTCGAGGAATTGCGCTATTGGAACGTCGCCTTGCAGGAAGCTTACGCGAGTCCCGATGCCAAGTTGGTCCGCTTGGGCCTGCGAGACAAAATCGCCGACTAACCTCGGCTGAACGCCTCCGCAAGCCGGGCCTGGATCGCGACCGTATCGTCAAAGGCGAGCCGTACCGGTAGTGTCAAGGTTTCGAAGCGCGGCGGAAGCCGCACCCGATCTTTTTCGGTAGTGATCAGCGTCGCGTCGATCTGTTCCGCAGCCTGCGTGAGCCGCGCGAGATCGTCGCGACCATAGACGTGATGATCGGGAAAACTCAGTCGATCGGCCACTGTGAGCCCTAAGGCATCGAGGGTCGCAAAGAACTTTTCGGGCCGTCCGATCCCCGCGAAGGCCAGCAAGCGGCGGTGACGGACCATCGCGACGGTCTCCATATCCGGATCGAGCCGTCCAGTCGTGACGGGTATTCCGGCGCGCTCGGCTTCGCCCGCGACGGCTTCGCCCGGCTGACCGCCGCCGATCACGCAGAGCATCGACACGAACCGCCATTGACGCATGATCGGCGCCCGCAAGGGACCAGCTGGGAGGCATAATCCGTTGCCGATGCCCGACCCGCCGTCCACCACCGCGATCGAGACATCTTTGAGGAGCGCCGGATTTTGAAGACCGTCGTCCAGCACCAGCACATCCGCTCCGGCCTCGATGGCGAGACGGGCCGCAGTCAATCGGTCGGCCGCAACGATCGTCGGTGCGACGCGCGCCAGCAGCAGGGGTTCGTCGCCGCAGTCCTCAGCCGCATGATGATCGGGGTCGACCACGAAGGGGTCGCGCTTAGGGTTCCGTCGGCCATAGCCGCGCGACAGAAAGGCGGGGCGATGGCCCATGTCGATCAGTAATCGCGCGATCGCGATGGCGGTCGGCGTCTTGCCGGCGCCGCCGGCCACCAGATTGCCGATGCAGATCACCGGGACCGGCGCGCGCCAGCCCGGGCGTGCCATGCGGTGTGCCGTGAGCCCGCCATAGATCGCGCCCACTGGCCGCAGTAACGTGGCCGCGACCGAGGCGGTCGGCTGCCACCAGAAGGTCGGCGCCCGCATCAGAGTCCCTGGCGCGCAAACACGCGTTTAGCGAAAGGCTCGATTGCCCGCATGGTTCGATCGGTCGCGCCGCAATGGCGCTCGACCGCATCGGCGGCGGCGCGCGCCATGCGGCGCAACTTCACCCCGTCCGACAGCAGGGCCGTCAACGTATCGGCCAAAGCTTTGCCGTCGGCCATCGTGGCGGCTCCCTCTGCCGCATCGAGTGTGCGGTAGACCTCGGCGAAATTCGCCACCAGCGGTCCATGCAGGATCGCGCTGCCGAGCTTGGCCGGCTCGATCGGATTTTGTCCTCCGCCGCCCGCGAGCGATTTGCCGACGAAAACGACGCCGGTCAATCGGTAGAACAGACCGAGTTCGCCCATCGTGTCGGCGACGTAGACATTTGTCTGGTGATCCAGTGTCTGGCTCCGTGAGCGCAGCGCGGCGCGAAGGCCAAGGTTCGCGGCCGCCTCGGCGATCGCGCCGCCACGCTCGGTCTGACGTGGCACCACGATCGTCAGCACATCCGGGAAACGGCGAAGCAGACGCCGATGGACATCGAGCATGATGGCTTCCTCGTCCACATGGGTCGAGGCGGCGAGCCACACCGGTCGCGATCCGATGAGACCGGCGAGATCGCTGACGCGATCGCGGTCGGCCGGGGGCGGCGGCACGTCGAATTTAAGGTTGCCGCCCACCGTCACGGTCGGGGCGCCGAGCGCCTTGAAACGATCAGCATCCTCTTTGGTTTGTGCAACGCAGAGTGTCGTGCGATCGAGCACCGCTCTGATGAAGCGGGGAAATCGCTGCCAGCGCGCGAATGATCGGGCCGAAAGGCGCGCGTTGACGAGAAGGAGCGGCACATCTCGTTTGGAAAGCTCGACGATGAGATTGGGCCAGAGTTCGGATTCGGCCAGCATCGCGAGATCCGGCCGCCAGTGATCGAGAAAGCGGCTGACGAAGCGCGGAATGTCGAGCGGCAGGAATTGGTGGATGGCACCGGGTGGAAGCCGCTGCCCGAGGATGGCGGCGGACGAGACGGTTCCGGTCGTGATCAGAACAGCGAAGCCCCGCGTCGTGAGCCGTTCGATCAGGGGCAGGAGCGCCAGCCCTTCTCCGACACTTGCGCCGTGAAGCCAGGCAATGGGACCCTCGGGACGGGCCTCTCCGGCCAACCCCATGCGCTCGCCGAGGCGGCTCAGGGTTTCCTTGCCGCGACGCTCCCGCCGTCGCAGAAACGAGCCGGCCGCCGGTCCGAGCAAGCGGCTGCCGCCACGGTAGAGCAAAAGAAGAAGACTACGACGCTCCTTCACTGGGCGGTGCCGGCGCGCCGCATATCCGCGAGAGCCTGCCCCGGGTCGCGACCGCCGACCAGGGCATAGGCGCGCGTATGAACCGCGTCCAACCCGTCCTCGACGGCTCGACGCGCGCGTTCGAGCGCGTCCGCATCCGCGTCTCGGTCGACCCGAATGGGGTCGCCGAGCACCATAGCGCCGTTGCCGAAGGGCTTGCCGAGGCTTGCCCGATCCCATGATTTGAAATCGTAGCGTCGGCTCGTCACTACGGCGATCGGGTAGATCGGCCGTCCGGAGAGACGGGCGAGCGCGACGATACCGAGCCCGGCTTGACGTGCCACTTTCGGCACGTCGGCGGTCATCACGATGGTCTGTCCCTCGCGCAACGCGCGCGTCATGCTCAACAACGCCGCGCCGCCGCCGCGCCGACGGGATTTAGAGGCTTCGCCGCCCGACCCACGGATCGCCCGCACGCCGAAGCGGCGCAGGATGACGGCATTGATCTCCCCGTCGCGGTGGCGCGAAATCAGCGCCGACACCCGCGCGCCCTTTGGCCAAGCATAATGAATCATTAAATGCTGGCCATGCCACATCGCAGCGATCACCGGCAGATCCGGGCCGATCGCGTCGAGAAAGTCCGGTGGATCTTGCACGAAGCGATTCGTCGCCTTCACAAGCCGCAGATAGACGCTCGCCAGAAAGCCGGCGGTTTCCTGAACCGGTCGCGTCCGTCCGAGCTTCTTCAGCATGAACCAGCATCGCCTGACGGATTGTCAGCCACGCGATTGAGCCGTTGCCGGGTCGAGAAAGCGATGCAGGTGAACGATGAAGTAGCGCACCATCGCATTATCGACGCTGGATTGAGCGCGCGACCGCCATGCCACCTGGGCGCTCGCGAAATTCGGGAAGATGCCGACGATGTCGATTTTGGTCGGGTCACGAAATTCTGTGCCGTCGAGGCTCGTCAATTCGCCTCCGAAGACAAGGTGCAGAAGCTGCGGGGAGTTGGACGTGGACATGGGAGTCTCCGTATGTCGGACCCACGATCGCGCGATCGTCGATCCGAGCTGCTCCGGTTACCGGCGCGGGGCCGGCCCGGTTGGGCTTTTCTTGATTCAGCCGGTGAAGTTCAGCCATAGCGCTCCGCGCCTGAGACGGCAAAGGCTTTGCGTGCATCACGCGATGCCGATGCTGAGGCCGCCGTCAGTCTTCCGGCCGCTGCAGCAGGCGGATCAGCGCCTGCTGCAAGGGGGGTGCGGCACAGATCAGCATGGAATGGCGCGGCGAGCGCCGATTATAAGCAGGATCCTGGCCGTGCCGGTCAGTCAACTGCGCGCCCGCTTCGATGAGGATGAGATCAGCAGCCGCAATATCCCAATCATGGGCGTTGGCGCCAGCGATGCAGCCATCGAGAAATCCCGCCGCCACATGCGCGAACCGACAAGCCAACGAGGGAATTTTCGGCGAAACGCGAAAGGCGAGTGGCTGCGGCAGATGATTCGCAAGATCGCCCGGAACAGCGATACAGGCGCCATCGAGGCTCAGTCGGCTCGAGGGATGGATTGCAACGCCGTTGCAGGCTGCGCCGCGTCCGAGGATCGCCGTGAAGCTCTGGTCGAGGATTGGCGCGTGCACGATGCCGACCGTGGGTCGGCTCTTCGTCACGAGAGCGATCGACACGGCCCAGCGCGCATCGCCGGCCGCGAAACCCCGCGTACCGTCGATCGGATCAACGATCAGAACATGGTCGTGTTCGAGGCGCTCGGCCGAATCGACCGTTTCCTCCGACATCCAGGCGGCTCCGGGCATCGCCTCGGTCAAACGCTCACGCAGATAGGCATCGACGGCGAAATCGGCTTCGGTCACGGGGGACCCGCCGTCTTTATAGTCGATCCGCGCGGAGGTCCGCGCACCTGGGCGGAAGTAGCGACACGCGATCTCGGATGCCCCGATGGCTGCATCGCGGAACAGCGTCAGAGTGCCGTCGAGATCGCTCGTGGAGACGTGAGCCAAGGGGAGCCGGTACGAAAGAGAAGAAGGCGACCGCCGATGCCGGCTCTACCGAACCCTCACCCGCAAGGCAAGGCCCGGTCGACCGGCCTCGTCGATCAGCTCGATACGAGGGGCGCGCCGAGATCGATTTGGAGGATTTCCGGGGGAACGCGAAACCGGATCGGCGCCCCTGACTCCCCAAGGCCGCCCGAGATGATCATGTGCCGTCCGCCCTCGACGATGTGGCCATAGACGTAACGTCGAGATGGTGCGAATGGCGTCCCGATCAACGGAACATTGATCTGGCCCCCATGCGTGTGGCCGCAAAGCGTCAGGGACACCCGATTGGGCACGCGCGGGAATAGAAAGGGCTCGTGCATCAAAAGCAGAATGGGATCGTCGTCTCCGATCGACCGGAGGGTACCGCCGAGATCGTCTGCGCCGCGGCTATCATACCGGCCGATCATATGGGCCATTTGGTCGGCGAGACCCGCCAGCCAGAAGGATTGCCCCTCGTGACGAAGCGAGACCGCGCTGTTTTCGAGCAGGTTGATGTCGACCTGACGCAGGGCGCGGCGCACCTCTTCGGCACCGCCCGGCATACCCGGAACGGGGCCGTGCCACCAATCATGATTGCCGAGGATCGCATGGACGCCAAGCGGGGCGCGCAGCACCGAAAGCGCATCGCCCCATTGTGCCGGAAACACAGGTCCGCTCACCAAGCGATGGCCGGCGTTGAAGTCGCCCAGAAGCACGATCAGATCGGGCGACAGGGCATTGACCGACATCGCAATGCCATGGATCCGCTCGGCCGACATCCAAGGCTCGCAAGCATGGATATCGGCGATGACACCAATGCGCAGACGCAGATTTTGAGGCCAACCCGGCGGGGTCAGGGCATAGGAGGTGACGCGCGGGCTGAGCATCGGCTCGACCGCCACAGCGTAACTCGCCAGTCCGAACGGAGCGAGCCCAAGGGTTCCGGCTCCGATCAGCAGTTGCCGTCGATTGATCATCGCGGTGATATAGATCGAAACCAGGGCTTTGTCGCGACCGCCGCGCCGTTACATCGCGTGTGACGTCGTAACGCGGGCTGGGGTTCAGGCGGCGCGATGGTCTTCCCGCAGGATCGAGGCGCGAGGCCGCTGGGTCGAGCGATGCTGGCCGGGCTCAGTCTGCGTGGTGAAGCGGAGAGCCGCCGCCACGGCCGAGATGCCGATCTCACGATACAGGCGGGTTTGCAGGTCGCGTGCATCTTCGCCCTTCGGGCCTTGGGCTGGATTTTGCTGGGACTCGTTCATGATGTTTTGCCTCAACGCGCTGACACCAGCAGGACCGTCCGGACTGGTGAATGTTGAGTCAAACTTGAAGCGGCATTTCTAATAAAAGCTGAAGGACCCTTGCGATCCGACGTTCCAGGACGGGGCATCGCGCGCATGGGACTGTTGATTTCGGCCGGAATCGTCAATGGGTGACGGTCATGTCCGGCAGATCCCAGTGACAGATGCGATAATCGTGGCGGCGGCTGGCGAGGTCCACATGCATATGGCTTTCGTGATAGCCGTCCGACCCGGGGCCCAGCACCGTCCGGAAGCGGAGGCAGGCTGTTCGCTTGACGTCCGCCAGCACCGGGGTGCCGCTCTGCTTCACCCCGATCATGCTGCCATCCGCAACCTTGAACCCGCCGACATCCATCGCGTCTCCGCGTCCGTGCTCGCTCAGCTTGGCCCCCGCGACATGGTTTCGACCCCGGCACGCGTAACCCGACGTGCTCGATAAAGCGCGCAGAGGTTTCCCCGCTTTTTCGAAGGTCGGCACGAGATCGTCCCGCACCCAATCGGCCACCACGGCTCCGAGCGCGCAATTGATGGCGACAGGCGGCTCGAAGGCGACGCGGACACCTGGCGACACGAGGACGGCCGAGAGTTCGATCGGCGCCGCCATGCCGCATCCCCCCGGGCCGGACACGGGCTCGCTGGCGCGG includes:
- a CDS encoding extensin family protein translates to MSRPPSRRDVPARARREDGAERALMVTGLALVILSLGARIEPASADVPLPPVRPTRAEPQSRPPVPQPEAQPPLPPQRPSGPEVPASKTPAAASLGPSLPGMPSLAPVPPQATGAARPSGDAAAPEEPAKVDIAAEELVCAALFSSGKVVARASEPVSGPGGCGMAAPIELSAVLVSPGVRVAFEPPVAINCALGAVVADWVRDDLVPTFEKAGKPLRALSSTSGYACRGRNHVAGAKLSEHGRGDAMDVGGFKVADGSMIGVKQSGTPVLADVKRTACLRFRTVLGPGSDGYHESHMHVDLASRRHDYRICHWDLPDMTVTH
- a CDS encoding lysophospholipid acyltransferase family protein, whose product is MLKKLGRTRPVQETAGFLASVYLRLVKATNRFVQDPPDFLDAIGPDLPVIAAMWHGQHLMIHYAWPKGARVSALISRHRDGEINAVILRRFGVRAIRGSGGEASKSRRRGGGAALLSMTRALREGQTIVMTADVPKVARQAGLGIVALARLSGRPIYPIAVVTSRRYDFKSWDRASLGKPFGNGAMVLGDPIRVDRDADADALERARRAVEDGLDAVHTRAYALVGGRDPGQALADMRRAGTAQ
- a CDS encoding metallophosphoesterase, with amino-acid sequence MINRRQLLIGAGTLGLAPFGLASYAVAVEPMLSPRVTSYALTPPGWPQNLRLRIGVIADIHACEPWMSAERIHGIAMSVNALSPDLIVLLGDFNAGHRLVSGPVFPAQWGDALSVLRAPLGVHAILGNHDWWHGPVPGMPGGAEEVRRALRQVDINLLENSAVSLRHEGQSFWLAGLADQMAHMIGRYDSRGADDLGGTLRSIGDDDPILLLMHEPFLFPRVPNRVSLTLCGHTHGGQINVPLIGTPFAPSRRYVYGHIVEGGRHMIISGGLGESGAPIRFRVPPEILQIDLGAPLVSS
- the purD gene encoding phosphoribosylamine--glycine ligase, which translates into the protein MKVLLLGSGGREHALALSLARSPLLTRLLIAPGNPGTAVLGLNLPVDLTDSAAIVALAQRETVDLVVVGPEAPLVAGVVDRLSDVGILAFGPSQAAAALEGSKGFTKDLCREVAIPTAAYARFDDADAARAYLSDHPLPVVIKADGLAAGKGVIIAETRADAEAAIDDMFGGSFGSAGASVVVEAFLSGEEVSFFAICDGTRALGFGSAQDHKRVGDGDTGPNTGGMGAISPARLVDAALEARIMGEIILPTLRGMSERGTPFRGVLFAGLMVENGAPQLIEYNVRLGDPETQVILPRLHTDLLPLMLASARGHLPDTPPVFDEATALTVVLAANGYPAHPIKGTRIGDLTAAEACPGVTVFHAGTRQEGDALLADGGRVLTVTALGRDATEAQARAYAAVDAIDWPGGFCRRDIGWRAVRPVTLLD
- the xseA gene encoding exodeoxyribonuclease VII large subunit, with the protein product MVDDDGVVRATANPNDQEMTVSALAGALKRTVEDRFGYVRVRGEISNYRGPHSSGHAYFSLKDDTARIDAVIWKTSFARMKIKPEEGLEVIASGKITTFPGKSAYQIIIESLEPAGVGALMAAVEERRRRFAAEGLFDAARKRPIPFLPGVIGVITSPTGAVIRDILHRIAGRFPRHVVVWPVRVQGDTSAAEVARAVAGFNDLKVAGIPAPHVIIVARGGGSLEDLWSFNDEAIVRAVAASAIPIISAVGHETDWTLIDHVADLRAPTPTGAAELAVPVLLDLMGAIDRLEGRQTAAMLRLLEDRRLSLHGLSRLLPSGGDLLAGPRQRLDLAASRLPGGLRAGTDRRRILLVRIGGRLAAQAPRARVARVAQHLDALAHRMMRAEAGLLGDRQRRLKTAGDRLAAAFAARLRLAREVASARQTRVSGLDARMRLAMAAASQRRTARLASVSQLLTGLGYRSVLARGFVLVRDAAGQTMRSASALAPTELILLEFADGQARAQVIDTDAVEATADPAVPLSRAPRPKAGPKLSATSVTKATTKLPRTPPSTKQGSLF
- a CDS encoding alpha/beta fold hydrolase, whose protein sequence is MPDLADLFPGFASRTVATDAGRIFARVGGSGPPLMLLHGFPETMAMWHAIAPDLAKHFTVVAMDLRGYGWSSVPRSQNGEGYAKRVMADDVIAVMDDLGHAQFALAGHDRGARVGYRLALDHPGRLSKLALLDIEPTMEVWRQIEAGSGDAPHWTTLAEPEPRPEQAFGKDPVAAFGGLLVKWSKAKSLAAFDPRALDHYRATWTEPTRIHAMCEDYRAGATLDRAADEADAAAGKTISCPVHILASSDYLQGPGKDAPLDVWRRGFAPQATGETIESGHFLAEENAAATGQALMRFYSA
- a CDS encoding inositol monophosphatase family protein, producing the protein MAHVSTSDLDGTLTLFRDAAIGASEIACRYFRPGARTSARIDYKDGGSPVTEADFAVDAYLRERLTEAMPGAAWMSEETVDSAERLEHDHVLIVDPIDGTRGFAAGDARWAVSIALVTKSRPTVGIVHAPILDQSFTAILGRGAACNGVAIHPSSRLSLDGACIAVPGDLANHLPQPLAFRVSPKIPSLACRFAHVAAGFLDGCIAGANAHDWDIAAADLILIEAGAQLTDRHGQDPAYNRRSPRHSMLICAAPPLQQALIRLLQRPED
- the lpxK gene encoding tetraacyldisaccharide 4'-kinase — protein: MRAPTFWWQPTASVAATLLRPVGAIYGGLTAHRMARPGWRAPVPVICIGNLVAGGAGKTPTAIAIARLLIDMGHRPAFLSRGYGRRNPKRDPFVVDPDHHAAEDCGDEPLLLARVAPTIVAADRLTAARLAIEAGADVLVLDDGLQNPALLKDVSIAVVDGGSGIGNGLCLPAGPLRAPIMRQWRFVSMLCVIGGGQPGEAVAGEAERAGIPVTTGRLDPDMETVAMVRHRRLLAFAGIGRPEKFFATLDALGLTVADRLSFPDHHVYGRDDLARLTQAAEQIDATLITTEKDRVRLPPRFETLTLPVRLAFDDTVAIQARLAEAFSRG
- a CDS encoding DUF4170 domain-containing protein, which translates into the protein MSTSNSPQLLHLVFGGELTSLDGTEFRDPTKIDIVGIFPNFASAQVAWRSRAQSSVDNAMVRYFIVHLHRFLDPATAQSRG
- a CDS encoding DUF2093 domain-containing protein; its protein translation is MNRFERRPAAAVEAEVQYLDGDFRVVRPGSFVRCAVTQEPIPLEELRYWNVALQEAYASPDAKLVRLGLRDKIAD
- a CDS encoding 3-deoxy-D-manno-octulosonic acid transferase, which encodes MKERRSLLLLLYRGGSRLLGPAAGSFLRRRERRGKETLSRLGERMGLAGEARPEGPIAWLHGASVGEGLALLPLIERLTTRGFAVLITTGTVSSAAILGQRLPPGAIHQFLPLDIPRFVSRFLDHWRPDLAMLAESELWPNLIVELSKRDVPLLLVNARLSARSFARWQRFPRFIRAVLDRTTLCVAQTKEDADRFKALGAPTVTVGGNLKFDVPPPPADRDRVSDLAGLIGSRPVWLAASTHVDEEAIMLDVHRRLLRRFPDVLTIVVPRQTERGGAIAEAAANLGLRAALRSRSQTLDHQTNVYVADTMGELGLFYRLTGVVFVGKSLAGGGGQNPIEPAKLGSAILHGPLVANFAEVYRTLDAAEGAATMADGKALADTLTALLSDGVKLRRMARAAADAVERHCGATDRTMRAIEPFAKRVFARQGL